In Microbacterium esteraromaticum, the following proteins share a genomic window:
- a CDS encoding ribonuclease activity regulator RraA, whose amino-acid sequence MSDDLIRPDFPLPVRGSQYSRTDEAVIDEFASISSATACAKLHQLGIRRTFVDGPRPLTTGTRVVGSALTLQFMPQREDLALPQDPTAGVEQEYAERHTALWHVLEAVQPGDVLVVQAYGSRFSGCLGDILVRYFMRKGGAGIVVDGRIRDAARIRELGIPVWCTGETPHYASQSELAPWAYDVPVAVGGALCMPGDLIVADDDGPVVVPQAMAPQVVASARDHEEWEVFSRQRLDEGARLSDYYPLTPDSREEYEAWRSLQSSAR is encoded by the coding sequence ATGAGCGACGACCTGATCCGGCCCGACTTCCCCCTGCCCGTGCGTGGATCGCAGTACAGCCGCACCGACGAGGCCGTGATCGACGAGTTCGCCTCGATCTCCTCAGCGACGGCGTGCGCGAAGCTGCATCAGCTCGGCATCCGCCGCACCTTCGTCGACGGGCCACGGCCGCTGACGACCGGCACGCGGGTGGTCGGCTCCGCTCTGACCCTGCAGTTCATGCCGCAGCGCGAGGACCTCGCGCTGCCGCAGGACCCGACGGCCGGCGTCGAGCAGGAGTACGCCGAGCGTCACACCGCGCTCTGGCACGTGCTCGAAGCCGTGCAGCCCGGCGATGTGCTGGTCGTGCAGGCCTATGGCAGCCGCTTCTCGGGCTGCCTGGGCGACATCCTGGTCCGCTACTTCATGCGCAAGGGCGGCGCGGGGATCGTCGTCGACGGGCGCATCCGCGACGCGGCCCGCATCCGCGAGCTCGGGATCCCCGTCTGGTGCACGGGCGAGACGCCGCACTATGCCTCCCAGTCCGAGCTCGCTCCGTGGGCGTACGACGTGCCGGTCGCCGTCGGCGGCGCCCTGTGCATGCCGGGCGACCTCATCGTCGCCGACGACGACGGTCCGGTAGTCGTACCGCAGGCGATGGCACCGCAGGTGGTCGCCTCGGCGCGCGATCACGAGGAATGGGAGGTGTTCAGCCGCCAGCGCCTCGACGAGGGCGCGCGTCTGAGCGACTATTACCCCCTGACCCCCGACAGCCGTGAGGAGTACGAGGCATGGCGTTCGCTGCAGAGCTCCGCCCGCTGA
- a CDS encoding aldo/keto reductase, giving the protein MAFAAELRPLTPVAGAHDDLGLGCAPIGNLFTPVTDADAVATIETALSLGVRFFDTAPLYGDGESERKLGLALRGVPRNEVVLATKVGRRLLDADGSPVAPGATGSSSVTDLSRDGVWRSLEGSLARLGTDRVDVLHLHDPLDVEAGLSGAMTALTELRTQGVVRAISVGLGRLEPLERFVASAPLDVVMEAGRLTLLDRSAEERLMPLAEARGIGVIAAGVFNSGILADPDTAPFFEYRPADADQIERARRLQALCREHGVALADAAVQFPLRRGADAVVVGARTPAEVEAFVAGRGAEIPAALWDALVRG; this is encoded by the coding sequence ATGGCGTTCGCTGCAGAGCTCCGCCCGCTGACGCCCGTCGCCGGCGCACACGACGACCTCGGTCTCGGGTGCGCGCCGATCGGCAACCTGTTCACCCCGGTGACGGACGCCGATGCGGTGGCGACGATCGAGACGGCGCTGTCTCTGGGGGTGCGGTTCTTCGACACCGCGCCCCTGTATGGCGACGGCGAGAGCGAGCGCAAGCTGGGCCTCGCTCTGCGAGGTGTGCCGCGGAATGAGGTGGTGCTCGCCACCAAGGTCGGCCGCCGCCTCCTGGATGCCGACGGCTCGCCCGTCGCCCCCGGCGCCACCGGCTCGTCGTCGGTGACCGATCTCAGTCGTGATGGCGTGTGGCGCAGCCTCGAGGGCTCGCTTGCACGCCTGGGCACCGACCGCGTGGATGTGCTGCACCTGCACGACCCGCTCGATGTCGAGGCCGGCCTCTCTGGAGCGATGACGGCGCTGACGGAGCTGCGCACCCAAGGGGTGGTGCGGGCGATCAGCGTGGGGCTCGGGCGCCTCGAGCCTCTCGAGCGCTTCGTCGCGTCGGCTCCCCTCGACGTGGTGATGGAGGCCGGGCGGCTGACGCTGCTCGACCGGTCGGCAGAGGAGCGCCTGATGCCCCTGGCCGAGGCACGCGGCATCGGGGTGATCGCCGCCGGCGTGTTCAACTCGGGCATCCTCGCCGACCCAGACACCGCGCCGTTCTTCGAGTACCGACCGGCGGATGCCGACCAGATCGAGCGGGCGCGCCGGCTTCAGGCGCTGTGCCGCGAGCACGGCGTCGCGCTGGCCGACGCCGCCGTGCAGTTCCCCCTGCGCCGCGGCGCCGACGCCGTCGTCGTCGGCGCTCGCACGCCCGCCGAGGTCGAGGCGTTCGTCGCAGGGCGAGGGGCCGAGATCCCGGCGGCGCTGTGGGACGCGCTCGTGCGCGGGTGA
- a CDS encoding SGNH/GDSL hydrolase family protein, with protein MRLIFIGDSITDAGRDRTDPSSLGDGYVSMLAPELTAGGAEVVNLGIAGNRAADLAARWDSDLLPAAPDVLTVYVGVNEVWRRFDSGDPTPTERFESTMRGLLASAVRAGSPQLILMEPYLLPVSDEQREWLPELDEKRAAVARLATGFGAQLVRLHDVLTEAARGRDAADLAPDGVHPLPEASRAIAQAWRDAYRALGH; from the coding sequence ATGCGGCTGATCTTCATCGGCGATTCGATCACGGACGCCGGACGCGACAGGACCGACCCGAGCTCGCTCGGCGACGGCTATGTCTCGATGCTCGCGCCCGAGCTGACGGCCGGCGGTGCCGAGGTGGTCAACCTCGGCATCGCCGGCAACCGGGCGGCGGATCTCGCCGCCCGGTGGGACTCGGATCTGCTGCCGGCGGCGCCGGACGTGCTGACGGTCTACGTCGGCGTGAACGAGGTCTGGCGTCGCTTCGACAGTGGCGACCCCACGCCGACAGAGCGGTTCGAGTCGACGATGCGCGGCCTGCTGGCCTCGGCGGTCCGGGCCGGTTCGCCGCAGCTCATCCTCATGGAGCCGTACCTGCTGCCCGTGAGCGACGAGCAGCGCGAGTGGCTCCCGGAGCTGGACGAGAAGCGCGCGGCGGTCGCCCGGCTCGCGACCGGGTTCGGCGCGCAGCTGGTGCGGCTGCACGATGTGCTGACCGAGGCCGCTCGCGGACGGGATGCCGCGGACCTCGCCCCCGACGGCGTGCATCCGCTGCCGGAGGCATCGCGCGCGATCGCGCAGGCCTGGCGCGATGCCTACCGCGCGCTGGGTCATTAG
- a CDS encoding carbohydrate ABC transporter permease, which translates to MFALLLTAPGLALLAAVVVYPLITALITAFYKQSLVEPGREFVGFDNIVDVLSGDFFTLLSQTIVFTLGTTIAPFVIGFGLALALNTKIRGAKVLRGLMLVPWLIPGVVVSFLWMWIFNANYGVMNALLESVGLIDAPQAWLADPTTAMIAVIVAKTWQSFPWMMVMLLAGLQTVPPELHEAAEIDGAGTVRRFFSITVPQMSGIIGLVLLLEFIWNFQHFDIIYVLTGGGPAGSTETFATAVYETAFDGFDLGKAGALGLLWMVLLMGLVVVYVRFSEKGEKR; encoded by the coding sequence ATGTTCGCCCTCCTGCTGACCGCGCCCGGGCTCGCCCTTCTGGCCGCTGTCGTCGTGTACCCCCTGATCACCGCGCTCATCACCGCGTTCTACAAGCAGAGCCTCGTGGAGCCGGGCCGCGAGTTCGTCGGTTTCGACAACATCGTCGATGTCCTGAGCGGCGACTTCTTCACACTGCTCAGCCAGACCATCGTCTTCACGCTCGGCACGACCATCGCGCCGTTCGTGATCGGCTTCGGTCTCGCGCTGGCGCTGAACACGAAGATCCGCGGCGCCAAGGTGCTGCGTGGTCTCATGCTGGTCCCGTGGCTCATTCCGGGCGTCGTGGTCTCGTTCCTCTGGATGTGGATCTTCAACGCCAACTACGGCGTCATGAATGCGCTGCTCGAGTCGGTCGGCCTCATCGACGCGCCGCAGGCCTGGCTCGCGGATCCGACCACGGCCATGATCGCCGTGATCGTCGCGAAGACCTGGCAGTCGTTCCCCTGGATGATGGTCATGCTGCTCGCCGGACTGCAGACGGTTCCGCCCGAGCTGCACGAGGCGGCCGAGATCGACGGCGCCGGCACCGTCCGCCGCTTCTTCTCGATCACCGTCCCCCAGATGAGCGGCATCATCGGCCTCGTGCTGCTGCTCGAGTTCATCTGGAACTTCCAGCACTTCGACATCATCTACGTGCTCACCGGCGGCGGACCCGCCGGCTCCACCGAGACCTTCGCCACCGCGGTGTACGAGACCGCCTTCGACGGCTTCGACCTCGGCAAGGCCGGCGCCCTCGGCCTGCTGTGGATGGTGCTGCTGATGGGACTCGTCGTCGTCTACGTCCGCTTTTCCGAGAAGGGGGAGAAGCGATGA
- a CDS encoding amidohydrolase family protein: MRIVDAHVHVWDATAFPIPWLRDGMGLPAVASPADYRAVAEACGIVSGVAVQVADSAAEARWLSAITDADAVLSRAVLQYEPAPGRAFGATADGGAGFSGIRAAVPQRAADLSDVPGLDRLAAALGASGRVLELLIRPEQLGGAAALAARHPSTPVVICHLGLGFADATAEWAAGLGALAGQPNAHAKFSGLISPTRTDAELSHMADIALAAFGPERLMFGGDWPLSVRVADYPRLLTRVRLAVPDAAGAAFWHGTAERLYGLHA, encoded by the coding sequence ATGCGGATCGTCGACGCGCACGTGCACGTGTGGGATGCGACGGCGTTTCCCATCCCCTGGCTGCGCGACGGGATGGGCCTGCCCGCCGTGGCGTCGCCCGCCGACTACCGCGCCGTGGCCGAGGCCTGCGGGATCGTCTCGGGGGTCGCGGTGCAGGTCGCCGACTCGGCCGCGGAGGCGCGCTGGCTCTCCGCCATCACCGACGCGGATGCCGTGCTGTCGCGCGCTGTGCTGCAGTACGAGCCGGCGCCCGGCCGGGCCTTCGGGGCGACGGCGGACGGCGGTGCGGGCTTCTCCGGCATCCGAGCCGCTGTGCCGCAGCGCGCCGCCGATCTCTCGGATGTGCCTGGCCTCGACCGGCTCGCCGCCGCGCTCGGCGCATCGGGGCGCGTTCTCGAGCTGCTGATCCGCCCCGAGCAGCTCGGCGGGGCCGCGGCTCTGGCTGCCCGGCATCCGTCGACACCCGTGGTGATCTGTCATCTCGGCCTCGGCTTCGCTGACGCGACCGCCGAATGGGCCGCCGGCCTCGGCGCTCTCGCGGGGCAGCCCAACGCGCACGCGAAGTTCTCTGGACTGATCTCGCCGACCCGCACCGATGCCGAGCTCTCGCACATGGCCGATATCGCCCTCGCCGCGTTCGGTCCCGAGAGGCTGATGTTCGGCGGCGACTGGCCGCTCTCGGTCCGCGTCGCGGACTATCCTCGGCTGCTCACGAGAGTGCGTCTGGCGGTGCCGGATGCCGCAGGTGCAGCCTTCTGGCACGGCACCGCCGAGCGGTTGTACGGCCTGCACGCCTGA
- a CDS encoding Ig-like domain-containing protein, which produces MKRALAAAAIAAMIGTAFAVAPASAADGPTLYVAPGGDDSAAGSIDAPLATLEGARDRIRQLKGDTGLPEGMTVLLREGEYQRSSSFLLGADDSGTADAPIEYRSYPGETATLTGGRDLPRDRFSKVSDTAVTERIVEASARDKVLEIDLEAMGLTDYGQLSRHGYWKANDVSETPPMELFIEGQGMTLARWPNADAATPTVQMGDIIDPGPTRSDADLQERGGTFAYTYDRPKHWTAAKDIWLDGIFGYSWEWSYNKIEKIDTAAKTITLRYGEMSGIMKSWFPDFHFAQNLLEELDAPGEYYIDRDAGKLYLIPNAAFTQGRGDVTVTTLDEPMIRAEDASHITFDDIVMEYGRATAAVVLGGSNVTISHADIRNFTDGGVLINSPGRYTYDGIPINRGGRDHAVTDSRITHVGGVGVVLQGGDKKTLAPGRNRVQNSEIADFAYYHKAYNPGVMFDGVGNVAKNNKIHDAPHPGIIVHGNDHLFERNEVYDVCKMFNDLGAIYMNSGMTPQQRGHVFRENHFHDIGVGMAGVEGIYADNFTWDLTIEKNVFVNMGNAAIKSGSADYISATNNVFVDAFAPYDNYEQWMGDQEGNVVDRSYMPEWKRVFEENNDFVGTPYLEKYPELGHFFEDDHYYPNHSTFAKNVVWNPNRKPIAGINDQGAKDGKNLLNYGVNMVATADPGFVDAANGDYTLKADSEVFTKIPGFEAIAFDKIGLQGHIGHSQSPESIDLEAVAFDSEKLLLDAGDEVRLRAVPLPWNASGAEFTYASADTSVVTVNDKGIVLGVGPGATTITATAKSDSAKTATIEVIVSEGDGVLHFTDFESGANGWPTDPNRSIQTDASGNKVYRIVNGANALLPRDFSEFVLDFDVTPPAGDTVKSDLLIYNRHQNRGGYIRYRNADAGPTWTIFDSNWQIVAEKVLPAGEGLPNGRTSHVRIAVQDGTIRIVTNGKVSLEGKDPAPAAAGRVGFYVEGFTSLDIDNIGFSLSDVPVTGVVLDSEKLDLRTGERRTVKATTAPEDASDTRVSWTSADPAIATVADGRIAGVSAGTTTITAASVADPSLTAQVAVTVTDAEYPTQRLDEQLTDAANWSVAKGIAVDENGVKLTEQGVYGYKAERFGSKLLQVEADFGTFDGGWYGFQVRSDQTGLPAWQNSNTGYVFVIKEDTIEFQSWSPGQTMLDIIPNTVIEPDSTHLIEVGAIEEGDASRVVLRVDGKTVWNMLDARENLKIAADGFFNLYHYGKTNTFAVRPAPSDAEVVSICWSKDATPKTRYLRGEELDVSGMLLDVAWSDDRVTQMQVTADMVSGFDSRKVAPKQTLTVTHEGATVTLPISVRPKDNKKDLEVERCG; this is translated from the coding sequence ATGAAGCGTGCACTTGCAGCAGCTGCGATCGCGGCGATGATCGGCACGGCCTTCGCGGTCGCGCCCGCGTCGGCCGCCGACGGACCGACACTGTATGTGGCACCGGGAGGTGACGACAGCGCAGCGGGGTCCATCGATGCACCTCTGGCCACACTCGAAGGCGCGCGCGACCGCATCCGCCAACTCAAAGGCGACACCGGCCTGCCCGAGGGAATGACCGTCCTGCTGCGCGAGGGCGAGTACCAGCGCAGCTCGTCGTTCCTGCTCGGCGCAGACGACTCGGGCACCGCCGACGCGCCCATCGAGTACCGCTCGTACCCCGGCGAGACGGCGACCCTGACGGGAGGGCGCGATCTGCCGCGCGACCGGTTCTCGAAGGTCTCCGACACCGCGGTCACCGAGCGCATCGTCGAGGCGAGCGCGCGAGACAAGGTGCTCGAGATCGACCTCGAGGCCATGGGCCTCACCGATTACGGCCAGCTGAGCAGGCACGGATACTGGAAGGCGAACGACGTCAGCGAGACCCCGCCGATGGAGCTGTTCATCGAGGGGCAGGGCATGACTCTCGCCCGCTGGCCCAACGCCGACGCCGCGACTCCCACCGTGCAGATGGGCGACATCATCGACCCCGGCCCCACCCGCAGCGACGCCGACCTGCAGGAGCGCGGTGGCACGTTCGCCTACACCTACGACCGCCCCAAGCACTGGACGGCGGCGAAGGACATCTGGCTCGACGGCATCTTCGGCTACAGCTGGGAATGGTCGTACAACAAGATCGAGAAGATCGACACGGCCGCCAAGACCATCACGCTGCGCTACGGCGAGATGTCCGGAATCATGAAGAGCTGGTTCCCTGACTTCCACTTCGCGCAGAACCTTCTCGAAGAGCTCGACGCTCCCGGTGAGTACTACATCGATCGCGACGCCGGCAAGCTCTACCTCATCCCGAACGCCGCCTTCACCCAGGGCCGCGGCGACGTGACGGTCACCACGCTCGACGAGCCGATGATCCGCGCCGAGGATGCCTCGCACATCACCTTCGACGACATCGTCATGGAGTACGGCAGGGCGACCGCGGCCGTCGTCCTCGGCGGGTCGAACGTCACCATCTCGCACGCCGACATCCGCAACTTCACCGACGGCGGTGTGCTGATCAACTCGCCGGGCAGGTACACGTACGACGGCATCCCGATCAACAGGGGCGGACGCGACCACGCGGTCACCGACTCGCGGATCACTCACGTCGGCGGTGTCGGCGTCGTGCTGCAGGGCGGCGACAAGAAGACCCTCGCGCCAGGGCGCAACCGGGTGCAGAACTCTGAGATCGCCGACTTCGCGTACTACCACAAGGCCTACAACCCCGGCGTGATGTTCGACGGCGTCGGCAACGTCGCCAAGAACAACAAGATCCACGACGCACCGCACCCCGGCATCATCGTGCACGGCAACGACCACCTGTTCGAGCGCAACGAGGTGTACGACGTCTGCAAGATGTTCAACGACCTGGGTGCGATCTACATGAACTCGGGCATGACCCCGCAGCAGCGCGGCCACGTGTTCCGCGAGAACCACTTCCACGACATCGGGGTCGGCATGGCCGGCGTCGAGGGCATCTACGCCGACAACTTCACGTGGGACCTCACGATCGAGAAGAACGTGTTCGTCAACATGGGCAACGCGGCGATCAAGAGCGGGTCCGCCGACTACATCTCCGCGACGAACAACGTCTTCGTCGACGCCTTCGCGCCCTACGACAACTACGAGCAGTGGATGGGCGACCAGGAGGGCAACGTGGTCGACCGTTCGTACATGCCGGAGTGGAAGCGCGTCTTCGAGGAGAACAACGACTTCGTCGGAACCCCGTACCTCGAGAAGTACCCCGAGCTCGGGCACTTCTTCGAGGACGACCACTACTACCCGAACCACAGCACGTTCGCGAAGAACGTCGTCTGGAACCCGAACCGCAAGCCGATCGCCGGCATCAACGATCAGGGCGCGAAAGACGGCAAGAACCTGCTCAACTACGGTGTCAACATGGTCGCCACAGCCGACCCCGGCTTCGTCGATGCGGCGAACGGCGACTACACGCTGAAAGCCGACTCCGAGGTCTTCACGAAGATCCCCGGGTTCGAGGCCATCGCCTTCGACAAGATCGGGCTGCAGGGCCATATCGGCCACTCCCAGTCGCCCGAGAGCATCGACTTGGAGGCGGTCGCCTTCGACAGCGAGAAGCTGCTGCTCGACGCCGGTGACGAGGTGCGCCTCCGCGCGGTCCCGCTGCCGTGGAACGCGTCGGGTGCCGAGTTCACCTACGCCTCGGCCGACACATCGGTCGTCACCGTGAACGACAAGGGCATCGTGCTCGGCGTGGGCCCTGGCGCCACGACGATCACGGCGACGGCGAAGTCGGACTCCGCCAAGACGGCCACCATCGAGGTGATCGTCTCGGAGGGTGACGGCGTGCTGCACTTCACCGACTTCGAATCGGGCGCGAACGGCTGGCCGACCGACCCCAACCGCAGCATCCAGACGGATGCGAGCGGCAACAAGGTCTACCGCATCGTGAACGGCGCCAACGCCCTGCTGCCGAGGGACTTCAGCGAGTTCGTGCTCGACTTCGACGTCACCCCGCCCGCGGGCGACACGGTGAAGTCCGATCTGCTGATCTACAACCGCCATCAGAACCGCGGGGGCTACATCCGCTACCGCAACGCCGACGCCGGCCCCACCTGGACCATCTTCGACAGCAACTGGCAGATCGTCGCCGAGAAGGTGCTGCCCGCCGGCGAGGGCCTTCCGAACGGCCGCACCTCGCACGTGCGCATCGCCGTGCAGGACGGCACGATCCGCATCGTCACCAATGGCAAGGTGTCGCTCGAGGGCAAGGATCCCGCACCCGCGGCAGCCGGTCGCGTCGGCTTCTACGTCGAGGGCTTCACGAGCCTCGACATCGACAACATCGGCTTCTCGCTCTCGGATGTGCCGGTGACGGGCGTGGTGCTCGACTCCGAGAAGCTCGACCTCCGCACCGGCGAGCGCCGGACGGTCAAGGCGACCACCGCTCCGGAAGACGCCAGTGACACGCGCGTCAGCTGGACAAGCGCCGATCCCGCGATCGCGACCGTCGCCGACGGCCGCATCGCCGGGGTGAGCGCGGGGACGACAACGATCACTGCCGCATCCGTCGCCGATCCGTCGCTGACCGCCCAGGTCGCGGTGACGGTCACGGATGCGGAGTATCCGACTCAGCGGCTCGACGAGCAGCTGACGGATGCCGCGAACTGGAGCGTCGCGAAGGGGATCGCCGTCGATGAGAACGGCGTGAAGCTGACGGAACAGGGCGTGTACGGCTACAAGGCCGAGCGATTCGGCTCGAAGCTGCTTCAGGTCGAGGCGGACTTCGGCACGTTCGACGGCGGCTGGTACGGCTTCCAGGTGCGCTCCGATCAGACCGGTCTTCCGGCCTGGCAGAACTCGAACACCGGGTATGTGTTCGTCATCAAGGAGGACACGATCGAGTTCCAGAGCTGGTCTCCCGGCCAGACGATGCTCGACATCATCCCGAACACCGTCATCGAGCCGGACAGCACCCATCTCATCGAGGTGGGCGCGATCGAGGAGGGCGACGCGAGTCGCGTCGTGCTGCGGGTGGACGGCAAGACCGTGTGGAACATGCTGGACGCACGCGAGAACCTGAAGATCGCGGCGGACGGCTTCTTCAACCTGTATCACTACGGCAAGACCAACACCTTCGCGGTGCGTCCGGCGCCGTCGGACGCCGAGGTCGTGTCGATCTGCTGGTCGAAGGACGCCACTCCCAAGACCCGCTACCTGCGTGGTGAGGAACTCGACGTCTCAGGCATGCTGCTCGATGTCGCGTGGAGCGACGACCGCGTGACGCAGATGCAGGTGACGGCCGATATGGTGAGCGGATTCGACAGCCGGAAGGTGGCGCCGAAGCAGACGCTCACCGTGACGCACGAGGGTGCGACGGTGACGCTGCCGATCTCGGTGCGACCGAAGGACAACAAGAAGGATCTGGAAGTGGAGCGATGCGGCTGA
- a CDS encoding GntR family transcriptional regulator: MTDVMGAAGLQRGLLSDQIYAMIKAMIKDSTLGPGEQLVESQLARQLEVSQAPVRDALKRLAHEGLVSHVRHQGNFVASYSAEEAAQAKVARVELEALAGRLACGGLDAERRSALEQFIEGMHTAAENSDLARFRELDFAFHRAVIEASGNAYLPKMWDLLEPSLRSMHVLGDPTFTGDWHEVADWHRGLLDVLEGDAPDAAADLFRAHAAGTLLD; the protein is encoded by the coding sequence ATGACCGATGTGATGGGCGCCGCAGGCCTGCAGCGCGGACTGCTGTCTGACCAGATCTACGCCATGATCAAGGCGATGATCAAGGACTCGACGCTGGGTCCGGGGGAGCAGCTCGTCGAGTCGCAGCTCGCCCGCCAGCTCGAGGTGAGTCAGGCGCCGGTGCGCGACGCCCTCAAGCGCCTGGCGCACGAGGGTCTCGTCTCGCACGTTCGCCATCAGGGCAACTTCGTCGCCAGCTACTCGGCCGAAGAGGCGGCGCAGGCGAAGGTCGCCAGGGTCGAACTGGAGGCGCTCGCGGGTCGCCTGGCCTGCGGCGGGCTGGACGCCGAGCGGCGCAGCGCTCTCGAACAGTTCATCGAGGGCATGCACACGGCAGCCGAGAACAGCGATCTCGCGCGCTTCCGCGAACTCGACTTCGCGTTCCACCGCGCCGTGATCGAGGCGAGCGGCAACGCGTACCTTCCCAAGATGTGGGATCTGCTCGAGCCGAGCCTGCGCTCGATGCACGTGCTCGGCGACCCGACCTTCACGGGCGACTGGCACGAGGTCGCCGACTGGCACCGCGGTCTGCTCGACGTGCTCGAGGGCGATGCGCCCGACGCCGCAGCCGACCTGTTCCGTGCGCACGCGGCGGGAACGCTGCTCGACTGA